Proteins encoded by one window of Arachis hypogaea cultivar Tifrunner chromosome 1, arahy.Tifrunner.gnm2.J5K5, whole genome shotgun sequence:
- the LOC112792074 gene encoding uncharacterized protein, translated as MAGIASFFNKFLSMFIILIVHLGCFIFTTSYTSTTTKQENNNNNNNNFLQPSSKKRKISPSSHSQPSSPSHPKFKTHKALSSSWHFIKHLFSTKTKTATTTTTHPSPQSSTATTATTTSNSASATVTAARSSQNSLISSLQPDPSSMNVPRRNLPGSLVRPESEISGELDSGLFFPLRNDIFPCTACGEIFQKPLLLEQHQSTKHAVSELPGSDPGHNIVQIIFKSGWPEIRKFPTITRILKIHNSQKILSRFEEYREAVKERAALHGGIMSTRRRDERCLADGNELMRFHCSTFLCDLGLNGNSSICSQQFCNICGIIKSGFSPKLDGISTLASSWRAHVSIPEDIESEFRFMNVKRAMLVCRVIAGRVGSDSDEAEKEDGGSFDSVMARGGDSGVYTRLDEEELLVFNPRAVLPCFVIVYSV; from the coding sequence atgGCAGGCATAGCAAGTTTCTTCAACAAGTTCCTGTCTATGTTCATCATCCTCATTGTTCACCTTGGTTGCTTCATCTTCACCACCAGCTacacatcaacaacaacaaagcaagaaaacaacaacaacaataataataatttcttgCAACCATCTTCAAAGAAACGCAAAATCTCACCTTCATCACACTCACAACCCTCTTCACCTTCCCACCCAAAATTCAAAACCCACAAAGCACTCTCTTCTtcttggcatttcatcaaacaccttttCTCCACCAAAACCAAAACCGCCACAACAACCACCACCCATCCTTCCCCACAATCCTCCACCGCCACCACTGCCACCACAACCAGCAACTCCGCCTCCGCCACCGTTACCGCCGCCAGGTCCTCTCAGAATTCTCTTATTTCCTCATTGCAACCCGACCCGAGTTCCATGAACGTTCCTCGTCGGAACTTGCCCGGATCATTGGTCCGACCCGAATCTGAAATCTCCGGCGAGTTGGACAGCGGCCTCTTCTTCCCTCTCCGGAATGATATATTCCCCTGCACCGCGTGCGGCGAGATCTTCCAGAAGCCGCTCCTACTGGAGCAGCATCAATCTACGAAGCACGCGGTGTCGGAGTTACCCGGATCCGACCCCGGTCACAACATAGTCCAGATCATATTCAAGTCGGGTTGGCCCGAGATCCGAAAGTTCCCGACCATAACCCGGATCCTTAAGATCCATAACAGCCAAAAGATTCTCTCGCGGTTCGAGGAGTATCGCGAGGCTGTCAAGGAGAGGGCCGCGCTTCACGGCGGCATAATGTCCACGCGCCGCCGTGACGAGCGGTGCCTCGCCGATGGCAATGAGCTTATGAGGTTTCACTGTTCAACTTTTTTATGTGATTTGGGACTTAATGGGAATTCTTCAATTTGTTCGCAACAATTTTGTAATATTTGTGGGATAATTAAATCAGGGTTTTCCCCGAAATTAGATGGAATTTCCACGTTGGCATCCAGCTGGAGGGCACACGTGTCAATCCCAGAAGATATTGAAAGTGAATTTCGCTTCATGAATGTAAAGCGAGCCATGCTGGTTTGTAGAGTTATTGCGGGTCGGGTCGGATCGGATTCAGACGAAGCTGAAAAGGAGGATGGTGGGAGTTTCGACTCCGTGATGGCACGTGGCGGTGACAGCGGAGTGTACACTCGGCTAGACGAGGAGGAGCTTTTGGTGTTTAATCCTAGGGCTGTGCTTCCTTGCTTTGTGATTGTGTATAGTGTGTGA